From the Natrarchaeobaculum aegyptiacum genome, one window contains:
- a CDS encoding 30S ribosomal protein S7: MAAEEQPDPDAPAGGADVSAKLFGTWEIDEIAYEDPSTERYIAVTPVAHTAGRHASKQFQKSQISIVERFINRLMQTEENTGKKQQSLNHVRDAFELIHDRTEENPVQILVRAVENAAPREETVRLKYGGISVPKAVDVAPQRRVDQSLKFLAEGVYNDAFKTATPVEEAIASQLVGAANYDVQTYAISQKEEKERVAAAAR; encoded by the coding sequence ATGGCAGCCGAAGAACAACCAGACCCCGACGCCCCCGCCGGTGGCGCAGACGTCAGCGCGAAGCTCTTCGGGACCTGGGAGATCGACGAGATCGCCTACGAGGACCCCTCGACCGAGCGCTACATCGCGGTGACGCCGGTGGCTCACACCGCCGGTCGCCACGCGAGCAAGCAGTTCCAGAAGTCCCAGATCTCGATCGTCGAGCGGTTCATCAATCGGCTGATGCAGACCGAAGAGAACACGGGCAAGAAACAGCAGTCGCTCAACCACGTCCGTGACGCGTTCGAGCTGATCCACGACCGCACCGAGGAGAACCCGGTCCAGATCCTCGTTCGCGCCGTGGAGAACGCGGCCCCCCGCGAGGAGACCGTCCGCCTGAAGTACGGTGGCATCTCCGTCCCGAAGGCCGTCGACGTCGCACCCCAGCGACGAGTCGACCAGTCGCTGAAGTTCCTCGCCGAGGGCGTCTACAACGACGCGTTCAAGACGGCGACGCCGGTCGAGGAGGCCATCGCCTCCCAGCTCGTCGGCGCGGCCAACTACGACGTCCAGACGTACGCGATCAGCCAGAAAGAGGAGAAAGAGCGCGTCGCGGCGGCTGCCCGCTAA
- a CDS encoding 30S ribosomal protein S12: MANGKYAARKLKKDRQNQRWSDSDYARRARGLREKSDPLEGAPQARGIVLEKVGIEAKQPNSAIRKCVRVQLIKNGKQVTAFCPGDGAISFIDEHDEVTIAGIGGAKGRAMGDLSGVNYKVDKVNGVALLELVRGNAEKPVR; this comes from the coding sequence ATGGCAAACGGCAAGTACGCCGCGCGCAAGCTCAAGAAGGACCGCCAGAACCAGCGGTGGTCCGACTCTGACTACGCGCGCCGCGCCCGTGGACTTCGCGAGAAGTCCGACCCGCTCGAGGGCGCACCACAGGCCCGCGGTATCGTACTCGAGAAAGTCGGCATCGAGGCAAAACAGCCCAACTCGGCGATCCGAAAGTGCGTTCGAGTTCAGCTGATCAAAAACGGCAAGCAGGTCACCGCCTTCTGTCCCGGTGACGGTGCTATCTCGTTCATCGACGAACACGACGAAGTTACCATCGCGGGTATCGGTGGGGCGAAGGGTCGTGCGATGGGTGACCTCTCGGGGGTCAACTACAAGGTCGACAAGGTAAACGGCGTCGCGCTCCTCGAACTGGTGCGCGGGAACGCAGAGAAACCGGTGCGATAA